TCTTTCTTTATTAAGGAGATTATATCCCTCATTTCCCAGTTTCCCATTCTCTCCCGTCTTTTTATCGTTTGCAACCTCTTCTTCGCCCCCGCCACCGAATAACCTTCTTTTTTGATCAAAAACTTTATCCAATCAAACTCTTCAAACCCTTTGCTATCAAAGAAAGAAGATTTCTGGTTCTTTTTTATCGGTCTTACGGCAAACTGCTTTTCCCAATAGGATATGGTATGGTAAGGGACTTTCAACTCCTGGGCAATCTCTTTTAAGGTATAAATCTTCCTTTTGGGTTCCATTTCATTCCTCCTTTAAGTCCCGGGAGAGTAAAGACCTTAAACTCATTTCCGGGTCATTTCCCAGGTAAAGGATCTTATAAATCTCCTCCATTATCGGCAACTCTAAATTCTTCTTTTTCGCAAGTTGGTAGGCACTGGCGCAGGTATCAATCCCTTCAATCACTCCTCCCATATCTTT
This region of candidate division WOR-3 bacterium genomic DNA includes:
- a CDS encoding MerR family transcriptional regulator, with the translated sequence MEPKRKIYTLKEIAQELKVPYHTISYWEKQFAVRPIKKNQKSSFFDSKGFEEFDWIKFLIKKEGYSVAGAKKRLQTIKRRERMGNWEMRDIISLIKKELATALEILKDQPEGSDFIPD